A single genomic interval of uncultured Sphaerochaeta sp. harbors:
- a CDS encoding AMP-binding protein yields the protein MRTKDSFTPWDKLYPYKGTMYHATWPTLKELFEITVERFGSRVCWKEFVPKPVSYTYSEALPIVKGIASWLLGSGIRKGDKVIVSGKNSVAWGFGYFAVIFAGATVVPLDNALSDEDFIRLAKFSDSVAMLTDSNRLKNVASELPMKAVACLEENGPAEWIMHKSAEYVEPEPCGEDDIAQILFTSGTTGTPKGVMLTHKNLVSDIFLSQANMNIFETDVFYAILPIHHAYTLLAVFLEAVGVGASVVFGKKLVVSQMLKDLKEGEVTMFLGVPMLFNKMYGAVMAGLKQKGRLVYGTIRGLMGISGWLKRTFGLNVGKHWFKFLLKRLSLDTNRICICGGGPLPASTFRGFNELGIDFVQGYGLTETSPITHLNPIYAFKESSVGKVVAGTKCKIVDPDEDGNGLIFIRGPQVMKGYYKHPEATAEVLDQDGWLNTGDIGQVDEENYLFLSGRAKSVIVSEGGKNIFPEEIEDKFQLYTEIEQLCVIGYIKDKQSAGEHVRVIIFPSQAFAEGKTAEAIQERMEQIVKEVNATLLPYKRIEMVSVADEPLSMTSSKKVRRAEVSKRYEIA from the coding sequence ATGAGAACAAAAGATTCCTTCACACCATGGGACAAGCTGTATCCCTATAAGGGCACGATGTACCATGCAACGTGGCCTACCCTCAAGGAACTTTTTGAGATAACCGTCGAACGCTTTGGCAGTCGGGTCTGTTGGAAAGAGTTCGTTCCAAAACCTGTTTCCTATACCTATAGTGAAGCCCTTCCCATCGTGAAAGGAATTGCCTCTTGGCTCCTCGGTTCCGGCATCAGAAAGGGAGACAAGGTCATTGTCAGTGGAAAGAACAGCGTGGCATGGGGATTCGGATATTTTGCTGTCATATTCGCAGGAGCCACTGTGGTACCCTTGGACAATGCATTAAGCGACGAGGACTTTATACGACTCGCAAAGTTCTCCGATTCTGTCGCGATGCTTACCGATAGCAACAGACTGAAGAACGTTGCTTCAGAACTTCCCATGAAGGCAGTTGCATGTCTTGAGGAGAACGGGCCGGCTGAATGGATCATGCACAAGAGCGCCGAATATGTCGAGCCTGAACCATGTGGTGAGGATGATATTGCACAGATTCTCTTTACCTCCGGGACAACCGGGACTCCGAAGGGAGTCATGTTGACCCATAAGAATCTTGTCTCAGACATCTTCCTCTCGCAGGCAAACATGAATATCTTCGAGACAGACGTGTTCTATGCAATTCTGCCGATACACCATGCCTATACGCTCCTTGCGGTATTTCTTGAAGCTGTGGGTGTTGGGGCATCCGTGGTATTCGGCAAGAAACTTGTTGTATCGCAGATGCTCAAGGATCTGAAGGAAGGAGAGGTAACCATGTTCCTCGGCGTTCCAATGCTCTTCAACAAGATGTATGGAGCTGTTATGGCTGGGTTGAAACAAAAAGGCAGGCTTGTATACGGAACCATACGGGGCCTTATGGGCATCTCTGGGTGGCTCAAGAGAACGTTTGGCCTCAACGTGGGAAAGCATTGGTTCAAGTTCCTGCTCAAGAGACTCTCGCTCGACACCAACAGGATCTGTATTTGCGGGGGTGGACCGCTTCCTGCATCGACGTTCAGGGGATTCAACGAACTCGGTATTGATTTCGTACAAGGGTATGGTCTTACCGAGACCTCGCCCATCACACATCTCAATCCCATCTATGCGTTCAAGGAATCCTCTGTCGGGAAGGTGGTTGCAGGTACCAAGTGCAAGATAGTCGACCCTGACGAGGATGGAAACGGACTGATCTTCATTCGTGGCCCCCAGGTGATGAAAGGATACTACAAGCATCCCGAGGCCACAGCTGAGGTTCTTGACCAGGATGGATGGCTCAATACAGGGGATATTGGACAGGTGGATGAGGAGAACTACCTTTTCCTGAGTGGGAGGGCAAAATCAGTGATTGTGAGCGAGGGAGGGAAGAACATTTTCCCAGAAGAGATTGAGGACAAATTCCAGCTCTACACAGAGATTGAGCAGCTGTGTGTCATTGGGTACATCAAGGACAAGCAAAGCGCCGGTGAGCATGTGAGGGTCATCATCTTCCCCTCCCAGGCATTTGCCGAAGGAAAGACTGCCGAAGCGATACAGGAGAGAATGGAGCAGATAGTCAAAGAGGTCAACGCTACCCTTCTTCCCTATAAGAGGATAGAGATGGTCTCGGTGGCTGATGAACCGCTATCCATGACCTCTTCCAAGAAGGTCCGTCGTGCTGAGGTCTCGAAGCGATATGAGATTGCCTGA
- a CDS encoding DUF6577 family protein has protein sequence MYHDFTINIPEIKGKITIKRKGGSSFVLFEYERVYDPARKFNIPRRAIIGKVSKEDASLMYPNENYQTHFPSAVLPEERPQAYRSCCLRIGAYLVIDKVAREYGLTHMLERHLGKDGGLLLDLACFSIINEDNAAQYYPDFAFSHPLFSHNMRIYSDSKVSRLLGSLTRERCIHRGIFSCSPAGDRVHARAVPPAFLQGFELSWLNEFFNHQLAHNQIFLEVEKDSGDFVFSMLTEKFPGKVLLKPKAQEILRYGTDDGIIINHLVTEAPKSDGERYQVPLEKLLVDLVANKNLMLSKGDYPAAIELMFTKYRIDQVSMLRYARRRNKVKTVFDFLRDKTTIELMV, from the coding sequence ATGTACCACGATTTCACCATCAATATCCCTGAGATAAAGGGCAAGATCACCATCAAGAGGAAAGGTGGTTCTTCCTTCGTGCTGTTCGAATATGAGCGGGTATATGACCCGGCCCGTAAGTTCAACATCCCCAGGCGGGCGATCATCGGCAAGGTCAGCAAGGAAGATGCCTCCCTGATGTACCCGAATGAGAACTACCAGACCCACTTCCCCTCTGCGGTCCTTCCAGAGGAGAGACCCCAGGCCTACAGGAGCTGCTGCCTGAGGATCGGGGCCTACCTGGTCATTGACAAGGTGGCCCGGGAGTATGGGCTCACCCACATGCTCGAGAGACATCTCGGCAAGGATGGCGGCCTGCTGCTCGACCTCGCCTGTTTCTCCATCATCAATGAGGACAATGCAGCGCAATACTATCCGGACTTTGCCTTCTCCCATCCCCTGTTCTCACACAACATGAGGATCTACAGCGACTCGAAGGTCTCCAGGCTGCTGGGTTCCCTCACAAGAGAAAGGTGTATTCACCGGGGTATATTCTCATGCAGCCCAGCAGGTGATCGGGTACATGCAAGAGCAGTTCCCCCTGCTTTCCTACAGGGTTTTGAACTGTCTTGGCTAAACGAGTTCTTCAATCACCAGTTGGCACATAATCAGATCTTCCTCGAAGTGGAGAAGGACAGTGGTGATTTTGTGTTCTCCATGCTTACAGAAAAATTCCCAGGCAAGGTGTTATTGAAACCCAAAGCCCAAGAGATACTGCGGTACGGTACTGATGATGGGATCATCATCAACCATCTGGTCACAGAGGCTCCCAAGTCTGACGGCGAACGGTATCAGGTGCCTTTGGAAAAATTACTAGTTGATCTGGTTGCAAACAAGAATCTGATGCTCTCCAAAGGTGATTATCCCGCTGCAATCGAGCTGATGTTCACGAAATACCGCATCGACCAGGTCTCAATGCTTCGTTATGCACGAAGGAGGAATAAGGTGAAGACTGTGTTTGACTTCCTTAGAGACAAGACTACGATTGAACTTATGGTTTAG
- a CDS encoding Fic/DOC family N-terminal domain-containing protein, with product MESRAGSFASKLYGELAYQSFLPSPLPPSPAIMNDHEMTQLLVRAHTWIAKLESIASLIPHIALFVSMYVRKEALMSSQIEGTQCTLEDVLDPTVDSNANRDVADVINYIKATDYAINRLGELPLCNRLIRETHAVLMKGVRGQEKSPGEFRTSQNWIGGEGVSLKNARFIPPHPDDMVVAMSDLEKYMNAPDNLDVLVRASLIHYQFETIHPFLDGNGRIGRLLITLFLIEQKCLTTPALYISYFLKKNRMEYFDRLTLVRSKGEYEQWIKFFLSAVSESAQDAYENIMRLVRLHDEHVARINTLGRARLTALQLFSYLERNPIMEINQTAQFLSLSFNTVASSVKRLVDIGILIQSGGDKRNRTFSYKEYLNILREGT from the coding sequence ATGGAGAGCAGGGCAGGGTCGTTTGCTTCAAAGCTGTATGGGGAATTGGCGTACCAGTCGTTCCTTCCTTCCCCCCTTCCACCGAGTCCTGCAATCATGAACGACCATGAGATGACACAATTGCTGGTCAGGGCGCACACATGGATCGCCAAACTGGAAAGCATTGCATCGCTGATCCCGCATATCGCATTGTTCGTGTCAATGTATGTACGTAAGGAAGCCTTGATGTCATCCCAGATTGAAGGTACCCAGTGCACACTGGAGGATGTACTCGATCCGACGGTGGATTCAAACGCGAATCGAGATGTTGCGGATGTCATCAACTATATCAAGGCCACCGATTACGCGATCAATCGTTTAGGGGAGTTGCCACTTTGCAATCGTTTGATCAGGGAAACCCATGCAGTGTTGATGAAAGGGGTACGAGGACAAGAAAAGAGCCCCGGGGAGTTTCGTACCTCGCAGAATTGGATCGGCGGAGAAGGGGTTTCTTTGAAGAATGCGCGATTCATACCCCCTCATCCGGATGATATGGTTGTTGCAATGTCTGATCTGGAGAAATATATGAATGCTCCTGATAATCTTGATGTGCTGGTAAGGGCGTCTTTGATCCATTACCAATTCGAGACTATCCATCCATTCCTGGACGGGAATGGGCGCATAGGACGCTTATTGATCACCCTGTTTCTCATCGAGCAGAAATGCCTGACGACTCCCGCCCTGTACATCTCCTACTTTTTGAAGAAGAACAGGATGGAGTATTTTGATCGATTGACTCTGGTTCGCTCGAAGGGAGAATATGAACAGTGGATCAAGTTTTTCCTGAGCGCTGTCTCTGAATCGGCACAGGATGCCTATGAGAACATAATGCGCCTGGTAAGACTCCACGATGAGCATGTGGCTCGTATCAATACCTTGGGACGTGCAAGACTTACGGCTCTTCAGCTGTTCTCTTACCTGGAACGTAATCCCATTATGGAAATCAATCAAACTGCCCAGTTCTTGAGCCTTTCATTCAATACCGTCGCAAGTTCGGTCAAGCGTCTGGTCGACATCGGTATCTTGATACAATCTGGCGGGGATAAGAGGAACAGAACATTCAGTTACAAGGAATATCTGAATATTCTACGGGAAGGAACCTGA
- a CDS encoding helix-turn-helix transcriptional regulator produces the protein MQKTGNAQVINYEEVGKRIKELRVSHDLSQKDFAHRLNMSQGHLSRVEKGAIISAALCDLIAEKFNTTKEYLLYGVKAKPLGITSSTTTVPKSHSDEFSGFSLDQADSIASSNKQIKKILQACNYEYSFTVNEMRDIDSILHTDDQLYPTTSYTFSISVECIPSGYEWVATEVKRSESNLEKMEDPHTEIEFRKRLEKMGRKYNPRQTAKDTCLFVPYAFRMFSPYDFLDTEYGRVGDIYRYREAKEIALYNGLPIPKDCGDPIVDKLSPDRNVYLSDGTIDREAEFERFKQLIRSGVGGKSLSPSPVRAIEGDWVSSGSGVVYKGRTYSLGSLGCARITVDEHEYGDSEVQFIIDDKRISASQFIDMLSTYEGWKMSFKFESN, from the coding sequence ATGCAGAAAACTGGTAATGCTCAAGTTATCAACTATGAAGAAGTAGGTAAAAGGATCAAGGAATTGAGGGTCTCTCATGACCTCAGTCAGAAAGATTTCGCTCATAGGCTGAATATGTCTCAGGGGCATCTCTCCAGGGTGGAAAAAGGTGCAATCATATCTGCTGCTCTCTGTGATCTGATCGCTGAGAAGTTCAATACCACCAAGGAGTATCTTCTCTATGGAGTGAAAGCAAAGCCCCTGGGGATAACTTCGTCGACGACTACCGTTCCAAAGAGTCATTCCGACGAATTCTCCGGTTTTTCATTGGATCAGGCTGATTCCATCGCTAGCTCAAACAAGCAGATAAAGAAAATTCTTCAAGCCTGTAATTATGAATATTCATTCACGGTCAATGAAATGAGGGATATTGACAGTATTCTGCATACTGATGACCAGCTCTATCCAACCACATCATATACTTTTTCTATTTCAGTTGAGTGCATACCCTCTGGGTATGAGTGGGTTGCAACTGAGGTGAAACGTAGTGAATCTAATCTTGAAAAAATGGAAGATCCACATACAGAGATTGAGTTCAGGAAGCGGTTGGAGAAGATGGGGAGAAAATACAACCCCAGACAGACGGCAAAGGATACCTGCCTGTTTGTGCCATATGCTTTCAGGATGTTCTCCCCATATGATTTTTTGGATACTGAATATGGAAGAGTTGGTGATATCTATCGATACAGGGAAGCAAAGGAGATAGCACTCTATAACGGTTTGCCGATCCCGAAGGACTGTGGCGATCCAATCGTCGACAAGCTTTCACCCGATAGGAATGTGTATCTATCAGATGGCACGATAGATAGGGAGGCCGAATTTGAACGCTTCAAGCAACTCATACGATCTGGGGTTGGTGGTAAATCCTTGTCTCCAAGTCCGGTCCGTGCCATCGAAGGTGATTGGGTCTCCAGTGGTAGTGGGGTTGTCTACAAAGGGCGTACGTATAGTTTAGGTTCTCTGGGGTGTGCCAGAATTACCGTAGATGAACACGAATATGGGGATAGTGAAGTTCAGTTCATTATTGATGACAAGCGAATCAGTGCATCTCAGTTCATCGATATGCTTTCCACCTATGAAGGCTGGAAGATGAGCTTCAAGTTTGAATCTAACTGA
- a CDS encoding shikimate kinase yields MIIYLVGMGCVGKTTIGRLLAEKLGFTFFDLDNEVEKFYQKPIERIQNEFLTLYGFREKASVVLDQLFSGNIDCVVAGTPAGLKFAYNSVYKRHKKDKELYSIHLFDTCENVLNRLTFYDIDSNPIDEPMTPEKRKRYLREIKADYNYFKSSYERADLRVSIEGVPLHDIPDKIVAELEQLQQ; encoded by the coding sequence ATGATCATCTATCTGGTCGGTATGGGCTGTGTAGGAAAGACAACAATAGGAAGGTTGCTGGCTGAGAAGCTTGGTTTTACATTCTTTGATTTGGATAATGAAGTCGAGAAATTCTACCAGAAGCCGATAGAGAGAATACAGAACGAGTTCCTGACGCTGTATGGGTTCAGGGAAAAAGCCAGTGTGGTCTTGGACCAACTTTTTTCCGGGAACATTGATTGTGTGGTTGCAGGGACCCCAGCAGGTTTGAAATTCGCCTATAACAGTGTCTACAAGCGGCATAAGAAGGACAAGGAACTCTACTCAATTCATCTATTCGATACCTGCGAGAATGTACTGAACAGGTTGACGTTTTACGACATAGATTCAAACCCTATCGATGAACCTATGACTCCAGAAAAAAGAAAGCGATATCTACGGGAAATCAAGGCAGACTACAACTACTTCAAGAGCTCATACGAGCGTGCTGACCTGAGAGTCAGCATTGAAGGTGTTCCATTGCATGACATCCCCGATAAGATTGTTGCAGAACTAGAGCAACTGCAACAGTAG
- a CDS encoding DUF4143 domain-containing protein, producing MFCARSLLEADKIKYPILNTYRDDFAKYQTRIDISKLQEVFDKLGSTVGKKIKYVELLPQCRSTVTDRILTLFEYARILYRTYHSSANNLPLKTEINQKYAKGILLDIGLYLTLQGLSIADIVQDKGLFFSCQGALAEQFIGQHLLYSQPGYMNPELYYWNREKTQSNAEVDFLIQQGNTLLPIEVKSGKTGTLKSLHVFMETKQRSMALRFSTNTPVVETVKSPLPKSDYRYTLVTLPLYLVGQTRRLMKTALG from the coding sequence ATTTTCTGTGCAAGATCATTACTAGAAGCTGATAAAATCAAATACCCCATCCTCAACACCTATCGTGATGACTTTGCTAAATATCAGACACGGATAGATATTTCAAAACTACAGGAAGTGTTTGACAAACTGGGAAGCACTGTCGGGAAGAAAATCAAATATGTAGAGCTGCTCCCCCAATGCCGAAGCACGGTCACTGACAGGATACTGACCTTGTTCGAGTATGCAAGGATTTTGTATAGAACCTATCATTCGAGTGCAAACAACCTCCCCTTGAAGACAGAGATCAATCAGAAGTATGCCAAAGGCATCCTACTAGATATCGGCCTCTATCTGACACTGCAAGGATTATCAATCGCAGATATTGTCCAAGACAAGGGTCTGTTTTTCTCATGCCAGGGAGCCCTGGCAGAGCAGTTCATCGGACAACACCTGCTCTACAGCCAGCCTGGCTACATGAACCCCGAGCTCTATTATTGGAACCGGGAGAAAACCCAGTCCAATGCAGAAGTTGATTTTCTCATCCAACAGGGTAATACCCTCCTTCCCATCGAGGTAAAATCCGGGAAAACAGGTACTTTGAAATCCTTGCATGTGTTCATGGAAACAAAACAACGTTCCATGGCTTTACGATTTTCCACCAATACCCCGGTAGTAGAGACGGTGAAATCTCCCCTACCAAAGTCCGACTACCGCTATACCTTGGTGACGCTACCACTTTACCTGGTAGGGCAGACCAGACGTCTCATGAAAACAGCATTGGGTTAG
- a CDS encoding substrate-binding domain-containing protein, producing MKKSIVLILAILLTISMTLPLYSQGTKEAAVDTSQYVYETQGPNGEAPTDYSNVVLSDEEKATVKQSGYKVAILMHESSDWVNAVIAGARSMSRELNMNVVAVTDAGQDPNKQRTDIETTLALNPDIIITLVLDPVSGSVALKQAIDKGVNVVLISNLPSNFTHGKDYAGIVTDDLFQMGKSVADMIGTYLDGKGEVALMFHDANYYVTNQRDQAVEAVLRRDYPGIKIVAKRGIVNANDSETLASAILTQYPGVDAIYAPWDVLAEGVVAAARTAGNKDVGVFTIDLGANNVMDMAKGGNMKGVVADLPFVLGESLVKMGALSMLGKETPAFVTVPAISITKENISQAWKQSLNRDLPSEISQALK from the coding sequence ATGAAAAAATCTATCGTTCTGATTCTAGCAATCTTGCTTACCATTTCGATGACTCTTCCTCTCTATTCACAGGGAACAAAGGAAGCTGCTGTCGATACCTCTCAGTATGTCTATGAGACACAAGGTCCTAATGGGGAAGCTCCGACGGATTACTCAAACGTAGTACTCAGTGATGAAGAGAAAGCGACTGTTAAGCAGTCAGGCTATAAAGTAGCCATTCTCATGCACGAATCTTCTGACTGGGTAAATGCAGTAATCGCAGGTGCTCGCTCTATGAGCCGGGAACTTAATATGAATGTTGTTGCTGTTACAGATGCCGGACAGGACCCGAATAAGCAACGCACTGATATTGAGACGACGCTTGCACTCAATCCGGATATTATCATCACCCTGGTTCTTGACCCGGTCAGCGGGTCCGTAGCTCTTAAGCAGGCTATCGACAAGGGAGTTAATGTCGTACTTATCAGTAACTTGCCGAGCAACTTCACTCATGGAAAAGATTATGCTGGTATCGTTACCGATGATCTCTTCCAGATGGGAAAAAGTGTTGCTGACATGATCGGTACCTACTTGGATGGAAAAGGAGAGGTTGCACTCATGTTCCATGATGCAAACTACTATGTTACCAATCAACGCGATCAGGCTGTTGAGGCTGTCCTCAGAAGGGATTATCCTGGAATCAAGATTGTCGCCAAGCGTGGTATTGTAAATGCAAATGACTCTGAGACTTTGGCTTCCGCCATTCTTACCCAATACCCAGGAGTGGATGCAATCTATGCACCGTGGGATGTTCTTGCTGAAGGTGTTGTTGCAGCAGCGAGAACTGCTGGAAATAAAGACGTGGGAGTATTCACTATCGACCTTGGTGCAAATAACGTCATGGATATGGCAAAGGGTGGAAACATGAAGGGTGTAGTTGCAGATCTTCCCTTCGTCCTGGGAGAGAGTCTGGTAAAGATGGGGGCTCTGAGTATGCTCGGTAAAGAAACCCCTGCATTTGTAACCGTACCCGCTATCTCCATCACAAAGGAGAATATTTCGCAAGCATGGAAGCAGTCCCTGAATAGAGACCTTCCTTCTGAGATTTCTCAGGCATTGAAGTAA
- a CDS encoding sugar ABC transporter ATP-binding protein, translating to MNDYAIEAKGIGIGFNGIQILHNVDFSVQKGEVHALVGPNGAGKSTLVKILNGVYTKDAGTISLYGEERDYHSPEEALQAGIAMVFQDLSLVPTMTVAQNIFLKSIPFRYGPFINDKVSAAHALQLLERIGVNAEIRPDDLVSDLSIGQQQLVEIAKALSNDPKILILDEPTASLSTSEIERLFSVINTLKKKGITIIYITHYLQDIFKICDGVTMIRDGRVVFSKSTKAITLEELVAAMTNDQGGKVSWEHVQGLREAKPLLEAVNITTHSINGVSLAVYPGEIVGIAGLLGSGRTELLRALFGIDTLLKGEIRLDGKPIVLHSTSDAIEHGIALVPENRREQGLVLDYPVSENLVMPIVHRIKRLLFVDERKKDSISKQYIKQLGVKTQGPEQVVRYLSGGNQQKIVVAKCLASDSRVLLLDDPTFGVDLQAKHEIMKIIHAYAAKGNAVLMVSSEFNELADYCDSIYVMKRGKLSECMSGSTTEDNLLYMVQ from the coding sequence ATGAATGATTATGCAATCGAAGCCAAAGGAATTGGCATTGGCTTCAACGGAATCCAGATACTTCACAATGTTGACTTCTCTGTACAGAAAGGGGAAGTGCATGCCTTGGTGGGTCCGAATGGAGCAGGGAAGTCGACTTTGGTAAAAATTCTCAATGGTGTGTATACCAAGGATGCAGGAACTATCTCCTTATATGGAGAAGAGCGCGATTATCACAGCCCAGAGGAAGCTCTCCAGGCTGGCATTGCAATGGTTTTCCAGGACCTCAGTCTGGTTCCAACTATGACAGTGGCACAGAATATCTTTCTCAAATCTATTCCATTCCGATATGGCCCTTTCATCAATGACAAAGTCAGTGCAGCACACGCCCTACAGTTGCTCGAGCGCATTGGTGTGAATGCAGAAATTAGACCGGATGACCTCGTCTCTGATCTGAGCATTGGGCAGCAACAGCTGGTGGAGATTGCCAAGGCTCTTTCAAATGATCCCAAGATTCTCATCCTTGATGAACCGACTGCCTCTCTGTCTACATCTGAAATTGAAAGGCTTTTTTCAGTCATCAATACTCTGAAGAAGAAGGGAATTACCATCATCTATATCACTCACTACCTGCAGGATATTTTTAAGATCTGTGACGGGGTGACCATGATTCGTGATGGGAGAGTTGTCTTCTCCAAGTCAACAAAAGCAATCACTTTGGAAGAACTTGTTGCAGCAATGACCAATGATCAAGGTGGAAAAGTCTCTTGGGAACATGTACAAGGTCTACGAGAAGCAAAACCACTATTAGAAGCTGTGAATATTACCACCCATTCCATCAATGGCGTTTCCCTTGCCGTGTACCCAGGTGAGATTGTGGGGATTGCTGGTCTTTTGGGAAGTGGGCGTACAGAATTGCTGAGAGCTCTTTTTGGTATAGATACACTACTAAAAGGAGAGATTCGTCTTGATGGTAAACCCATCGTCTTGCATTCCACCTCTGATGCTATAGAACATGGGATTGCTCTTGTTCCGGAGAATAGAAGGGAGCAGGGACTGGTACTGGACTATCCAGTTTCTGAAAACCTGGTGATGCCAATTGTCCATAGGATAAAAAGGCTCCTGTTTGTTGATGAGAGGAAGAAAGACTCCATCTCCAAGCAATATATCAAACAGCTTGGTGTTAAGACTCAGGGTCCTGAGCAAGTGGTAAGGTATCTTTCAGGGGGAAACCAACAGAAGATTGTGGTTGCAAAATGTCTTGCAAGTGATTCTCGTGTACTCTTGCTTGATGACCCCACCTTTGGTGTCGACCTGCAAGCGAAGCATGAGATTATGAAAATAATCCATGCCTATGCTGCAAAGGGCAATGCCGTTTTGATGGTGTCCTCTGAGTTCAACGAATTGGCAGACTACTGCGATTCCATCTATGTTATGAAGCGCGGAAAGCTTTCAGAATGTATGTCCGGTTCAACAACCGAAGACAATCTCCTATATATGGTCCAGTGA
- a CDS encoding ABC transporter permease: MNTMLSQKMKQVKWRELVIYYIFLGVILLFSVLLFDKGFLSGSNLMNIARQTAMTSIMAIGMTFVLSTGEIDLSFGSVVALSAIITAKILNSTGSILLAIVCGLAIGALIGLINGLLVAKMNIPSFLVTLGMNGIVLGLARWVSNLQSIPINNDVFTFIFGSGDIGPLPILFVWTISLTIIGHLLLKKTPYGRRVLATGGNKISAMYSGIKVPNIKISVMLLNSVMAALAGILYSGRLHGARYTLGENDVMIVIAAVIIGGTSMNGGKGSVIGSLLGALIMGILNNGLILMGFSVDQQMIFRGLIIIVSVALTMREKAK; this comes from the coding sequence ATGAATACGATGCTATCGCAAAAAATGAAACAGGTAAAATGGAGAGAGCTGGTCATCTATTACATCTTTCTCGGGGTGATTCTTCTTTTTTCTGTGCTACTCTTTGACAAGGGGTTCCTCTCAGGATCCAATCTTATGAACATCGCTCGCCAGACTGCTATGACTTCCATCATGGCGATCGGAATGACGTTTGTTCTCTCTACCGGTGAGATTGATCTCTCCTTCGGTTCGGTGGTAGCTCTTTCAGCTATCATCACTGCAAAAATCCTCAACAGTACTGGTAGCATTCTACTGGCCATAGTCTGTGGGCTTGCCATCGGAGCTCTCATCGGGCTAATTAATGGGCTGTTGGTTGCCAAGATGAATATTCCGTCATTCCTGGTGACCTTGGGCATGAATGGAATCGTGTTGGGACTTGCCCGCTGGGTAAGTAATTTGCAGTCAATCCCGATTAACAACGATGTTTTTACCTTTATCTTTGGTTCAGGGGATATAGGACCGCTGCCAATTCTCTTTGTCTGGACAATCAGTCTAACGATAATTGGGCATCTTTTGCTGAAGAAGACCCCATACGGAAGAAGGGTTCTTGCAACTGGTGGCAACAAGATATCTGCCATGTATTCAGGCATCAAGGTGCCCAACATCAAGATTTCTGTCATGCTGTTGAACTCTGTCATGGCTGCACTTGCTGGTATTCTCTATTCAGGAAGGTTGCACGGTGCCCGATATACCTTGGGGGAAAACGATGTAATGATCGTCATTGCTGCAGTCATCATTGGTGGAACCAGCATGAACGGTGGTAAAGGATCTGTTATAGGATCTCTCCTTGGGGCCCTCATTATGGGCATCCTGAACAATGGTTTGATACTTATGGGATTCTCCGTCGACCAACAGATGATTTTCCGCGGTTTGATCATCATTGTTTCAGTGGCATTAACGATGAGGGAGAAAGCAAAATGA